The Nitrospira sp. DNA segment CACCTGGGCGACAATCAGATCACGTTTCTCCGCCACAATCTCTCGCAGAACCTTTTGGGCAATCGTAAAAGAGAGCGCTGCGACTTCTTCTTCCACTGTTTCGTGGAGGCTACGCCAGACCTCTTCGAACTTGGCAGCCAGCGATGCCACCAACGCCTGTTCGCGTTGTCGTGCCGCAGCCACCCGCTCGGTGACCCGCTTTTCCCCTTCCGCCAAACCCCGCTCAAATTCGCTGTGATCGTCGACGCCAAACGGCCGATTCCCACGGCTGAAATCGGCCAGCGGTATCGTGCGCAATTGGATGTTGCCGGAGCGAATTAGTGTGCGGGTGAGGACGGTGTTTTCTTGTCTGAGCCGGTAGAGTTCTAGGAGCCTGGATACGGTCACCTTTACGAGTTCCGCCTGGAACGGCTTCGTGAGAAAATCTGCCGAGCCGGACTTCATCGCGCGAACGGCGAGTTCGATATTGCCGTGGCCCGTCATCACGATGCCCATCAAGCGATTATCGACATCCAACGCCTGCTGTAACAGCGCAATACCGTCAGCCCCGCCTAGCTGGACATCGACGATCACGACTGCGACCGCACGTGTGCGGACATGCTGCATGGCCTCCTCGACGGAGCCCGCAGTCAGAATCGGATGGCCGGTATCCTGCAGTATTTCGGCCAATAACAGACAGATGGCGGGTTCGTCGTCGACGATCAGCACCGCACGAGGCGACAACTCCTTGTCTGCTTCCACCGGAGAGGCCACCGGCGTCCTTGAGCCCAAGGCCGCACCGCCCATCTAGAGCATCTCCTCGCTTCCACCGCCTCCGATGACGATCCGGCCTTCTTCTTCCAGTTTGCGGCAGACCTTGAGAATGTTCTGTTGGGATTTTTCGACGTCGGACACTTTGACCGGACCACGCGTTTCCATGTCTTCTTTCAGCATCTCTGCCGCACGGCTGGACATATTCTTGAGGAATTTCTCCTTGATCTCCGGTGTGGCGCCTCGCAGCGCAATCGGCAGATCTTCCTTGCTGATTTCCTTCATCAGCTCCTGCATTGCGCGGGAATCCAATCCGACCAAATCGTCGAAGACAAACATCAGCGCTCGGATGCTATCTGCCAAGGCCTGATCCTTTTCGGTGATCTTGGCCATGATGGCGCCTTCCGTGTTCTTGTCGACGCGCGTCAGAATATCGGCCATCAACTCGGCCCCACCCACCGACATGCTGGACATGCCCATCGAAGCCGACAGAATTTCCTGCAGGCTTTCGCTGAGTTCGGCCAATACCTCCGGCTGCACCTCCTGCATCGTCGCCAGTCGCAAGGAGACATCTGCGTGCAGATGCGTCGGCAACAGCGCCAAAACGGCGCTGGCCTGTTCCGCTTCCATCTGGCCCAGACACACGGCGATGGTTTGCGGATGTTCGATCTTGAGTATTTGTGCCACGGTGCGGGCATCCACCCATTTCAACGCATCGATCCCCGGATAGGTTTTGGTGTTCAGGGATTCGATCATGCGCGCGGCTTTCTCCGGCCCCAAGGCCTTTTTGAGAATGGCCTCCATAAATTCGCGGCCTTCAAACTGGACTTCGCCGGTCGCACTGGCCTGTTCAAATTCAGCGATCACGCTGTCTTCTTCCTGTTTGGTGATATTCGCGGTCTCTTTCATGAACAGGCCGAGTTTGCGAATATCTTTCGGATCCAGCGTTTTCATGACCTGGGCCGCGGCTTCTTCCCCGATGGCGCGGAGGAGAATGGCGGCCTTTTGTGCACCCGAGAGTTCTTTATTCATGGGCGAAACCGTTACGCGTTACTCTTGAGCCATTGCTTGACCACTACCGCGGTATTCGCAGGATTGTTCTTGGCCATGTCCAGGATCTGTGCCGGTTGTTTCCCGCTAATGGCCGCTTCCACCTGGCCGACGGAGGCCGGTAGGGCCGGTGTCTCAGCCGCGGCAGAAATCGGTTCCGACGCCACCAACATGGCCATCAACGGACGGACGACCATGAAGAGAATCAAGAAGAACAACACACCGCCCACGGCATAGCGAAGATACGGCATCCACGCTCTCGTCGAGTCCGCCACCGCTTCCACCGCCGCGCCGGCCGGTTCTTCAACCCCGAGACCGAACTGTACATTGACCACTTCAACCTGGTCCTGACGTTCCGTCGAATAACCCATGGCTTTCTTGACGATTTCTTCAATGCGTTTCATTTCGTCTTCCGAACGCGGTACATACTTCTTCGGCTGCTCCGCACCGGCTTCACCGGCCTTAGCGCCGCCTTCATAGATCCCGTCTACCAATACCGCCACCGACAATTTCTTAATGGTTCCAGTCGGCTCCACGATGCGGGACACCGTGCGACTGATCTCGTAGTTCACCGTCTCGTTTTTCGTTTGATTGCTGTTCGAACTGCTCTGTCCACCCTCGGCCTCCGTTCCGCCCGGCACGTTTGATTCCACACCAGGCACACCACCGGAGGTGCCGTTGACGCCGGCCGATTTTTCCTGGCCGCGTTGTTCGCTCCGGACAACCTGACCGTTCGGGTCGTATCGCTCCTCGGTGGTCTCGACTTTCCTGAAATCCAGCACGCTCGACACACGCACGACCGCTTTATTGACGCCGACGATACGTTCCAGCATCGTTTGGATGCGTGTTTCGATGTCCTTCTCCAGC contains these protein-coding regions:
- a CDS encoding response regulator, with protein sequence MGGAALGSRTPVASPVEADKELSPRAVLIVDDEPAICLLLAEILQDTGHPILTAGSVEEAMQHVRTRAVAVVIVDVQLGGADGIALLQQALDVDNRLMGIVMTGHGNIELAVRAMKSGSADFLTKPFQAELVKVTVSRLLELYRLRQENTVLTRTLIRSGNIQLRTIPLADFSRGNRPFGVDDHSEFERGLAEGEKRVTERVAAARQREQALVASLAAKFEEVWRSLHETVEEEVAALSFTIAQKVLREIVAEKRDLIVAQVKAALGHLHESGLVRVRVHPSDVPALESARAGLSQTPHGLLTLKFETDPAISPGGCLVQAQSLLIDATLDTQLLRLGEALRGRDAGEA
- the fliG gene encoding flagellar motor switch protein FliG, with translation MNKELSGAQKAAILLRAIGEEAAAQVMKTLDPKDIRKLGLFMKETANITKQEEDSVIAEFEQASATGEVQFEGREFMEAILKKALGPEKAARMIESLNTKTYPGIDALKWVDARTVAQILKIEHPQTIAVCLGQMEAEQASAVLALLPTHLHADVSLRLATMQEVQPEVLAELSESLQEILSASMGMSSMSVGGAELMADILTRVDKNTEGAIMAKITEKDQALADSIRALMFVFDDLVGLDSRAMQELMKEISKEDLPIALRGATPEIKEKFLKNMSSRAAEMLKEDMETRGPVKVSDVEKSQQNILKVCRKLEEEGRIVIGGGGSEEML
- the fliF gene encoding flagellar M-ring protein FliF, with amino-acid sequence MFSKFSHFTINQRLIILLALAGSIAGLVAVTLWTQQPDMQVLFANLAVDDASGIIDKLKDAKVPYETTNGGTTILVPNAQVHDLRLEMAGQGLPHGGGVGYEIFDRTTMGMSDFVQKLNYRRALQGELARTITQMPEVERARVHLAIPERRLFTTEQDRARASVVVSLRANQNLSKAQIQGIVHLVSSSVEGLQARDVTVVDGHGNLLSNSSTDESAGLSGTQMEFQRTLEKDIETRIQTMLERIVGVNKAVVRVSSVLDFRKVETTEERYDPNGQVVRSEQRGQEKSAGVNGTSGGVPGVESNVPGGTEAEGGQSSSNSNQTKNETVNYEISRTVSRIVEPTGTIKKLSVAVLVDGIYEGGAKAGEAGAEQPKKYVPRSEDEMKRIEEIVKKAMGYSTERQDQVEVVNVQFGLGVEEPAGAAVEAVADSTRAWMPYLRYAVGGVLFFLILFMVVRPLMAMLVASEPISAAAETPALPASVGQVEAAISGKQPAQILDMAKNNPANTAVVVKQWLKSNA